AGGACGCGTGGACCTTCTTCGGGCCCGCCACCGTGCTGCACGGCCGCTACACCTGCACGGCCCGCAAGCCCAAGTGCGACGCCTGCCCCGTCAACGACATCTGTCCGAAGATCGGGATCGAGTAGGCGCCGCACCCCGGCGGCTCAGCGGGAGAAGTCCTCGAGCTCCCGCTGCTCGGCGGGCGAGAGCCGGAAGTCCATGGCGCCGATGAAGCCGTCCACCTGCTCGGCGCTGCGGGCTCCCACGATGGCACCGGTGACGGCCGAGTGCCGCAGCGTCCACGCGATGGCCACGTCGGTGGCCGCGCGCCCGTGCCGCGCGCCGATCTCCTTCAGCTTCTCCACCAGCGCCAGGTGCTTCGACAGCTTGGGCTCCTGGAAGTCCGAGCTGCGCCGCCGCCAGTCGTCCTGGGGGAACTTCGCGATGCGCTCGCGCGTCATCGCACCCGTCAGCAGGCCCGACGCCATGGGCGAGTACACGATGACGCCGATGCGCTGCCGCTCGCAGTACGGGAGGATCTCCTTCTCGATGTCCCGGTGGATGAGCGAGTACGGCGGCTGCAACGAGGTGATGGGCGCGATGCGGTGCGCCAGCTCCATCTGCTTCACGTTGAAGTTGGAGACGGCGATCCACCGGACCTTGCCCTGGCGTTGCAGCTCGGCCATGGCCGTCCAGCCCTCCTCGATGCCCTTCAGCGAGTCGCCCTCGAGCGGCCAGTGGATCTGATAGAGGTCGATGGTGTCCACCTGGAGCCGGCGCAGGCTCGCCTCACACTCGCGCCGGATGGAGTCCGCGCTGATGTCGTTGCGGACCTGCCGGTTCGCGTCCCAGACGAGGCCGCACTTGGTGAAGATGTACGGCCGGTTCGAGCGGCCCTTCAGGGCGCGCGCGACGACGTCCTCCGAGTGACCGAGCCCGTACACGGCGGCGGTGTCGATCCAGTTGATGCCACGCTCGATCGAGCGGTGGATGGCGCGGATGGACTGCTCGTCATCCTGCGGCCCCCAGGCGAAGGCCCAGTCCGCGCCGCCAATGGCCCAGGCGCCGAAGCCAATCGGTGTGATGTGAAGATCGGAATTACCGAGCTGCCGCTTCTCCATGAGTGTGTGCCTCTCCTTGTTCGATCCGGGGGCGGAGTGTGGATCGTGCGTCCTCGGGGATCCACGAGCGTCTGCCGGGCAATCCGCTTCCTCCCGGCCCGGTGTTCACTTGCTGGCGCGGGCCACCCGGGCGAAGTGATGGGCGAGCCGTTCGAGGATCTCCCGTGCCTCGGGCTCGGCCGCGCGCAGCTTGGGCAGCTGGGAGCGCAGCTCGTCCAGGTTCTTCTCGTACAGTTCGACCAGCTCCTCCGCCCCCTCGGTGAACCAGCGATCCAGCTCGTCCGCGGTGAGCTCCAGGTGGAACTGGAACCCGTACGAGGCACCGAGCCGGAACGCCTGCTGCGAGTAGCGATCCGTCGACGCCAGGAGCGTGGCTCCCTGCACGGGCTTGAAGGTGTCCTGGTGCCAATGGGCCACGGTGGTGCGCGGACGCACACCAGCGAGGACCGGATCCGCCAGCCCCTCCTTCGTCCAGCGCACGGGCGCCACGCCGACCTCCAGCCCGTTCTTCCCGACGAAGACCTCGGAGCCGGCGGCGGCCGCCAGGAGCTGCGCGCCCAGGCAGATGCCGAGCACCGGCAGCCCCAGCGCGAGCCGCTCGGTGAGCAGCGCCAGCTCCTCGCCCAGGAAGGGGTGTCGCTCCGCCTCGTAGACGCCCATGGGGCCTCCGAGCACCACGACCAGCTCCGCATCCACGTCCTCCCGCTTCACGGTGCGGAAGCGCTTCACCAGCGTGAAGCCCGCCGCCTCCAGGGCGGGGCCGAGCAGTCCCGAGCCCTCGTGTTCCTCGTGCTGCATCACCACCGCGCGCATGGCACCTCCTGGGACGGAGTCGGCGCATAGCCTACCCCCCGGGGTCTCGGAGCCGAACGCCAATGTGCGGTATGACTCGGGTCCTCATGGAAACAGCTCAGTGCCCGAAGCACCCCTTCGCCACCGCGACCCTCACCTGCGCTCGCTGCGGCTCGTTCGCCTGCCCGTCATGCACCAGCACGGCGGATGCCACCCTGTGCGCCGACTGCGGGGCACGGTTCGCCACGGCGTCCCTCGACGTGGGAGACACCCTGCAGCAGGCCTTCCAGGTGCTCCTGCGGCATCCCCAGGCGCTCCTGGCCTTCGGCGTGGCCTCG
This is a stretch of genomic DNA from Archangium violaceum. It encodes these proteins:
- a CDS encoding glutamine amidotransferase-related protein, translating into MRAVVMQHEEHEGSGLLGPALEAAGFTLVKRFRTVKREDVDAELVVVLGGPMGVYEAERHPFLGEELALLTERLALGLPVLGICLGAQLLAAAAGSEVFVGKNGLEVGVAPVRWTKEGLADPVLAGVRPRTTVAHWHQDTFKPVQGATLLASTDRYSQQAFRLGASYGFQFHLELTADELDRWFTEGAEELVELYEKNLDELRSQLPKLRAAEPEAREILERLAHHFARVARASK
- a CDS encoding aldo/keto reductase; translation: MEKRQLGNSDLHITPIGFGAWAIGGADWAFAWGPQDDEQSIRAIHRSIERGINWIDTAAVYGLGHSEDVVARALKGRSNRPYIFTKCGLVWDANRQVRNDISADSIRRECEASLRRLQVDTIDLYQIHWPLEGDSLKGIEEGWTAMAELQRQGKVRWIAVSNFNVKQMELAHRIAPITSLQPPYSLIHRDIEKEILPYCERQRIGVIVYSPMASGLLTGAMTRERIAKFPQDDWRRRSSDFQEPKLSKHLALVEKLKEIGARHGRAATDVAIAWTLRHSAVTGAIVGARSAEQVDGFIGAMDFRLSPAEQRELEDFSR